Proteins encoded together in one Cyanobium sp. ATX 6F1 window:
- a CDS encoding CHAT domain-containing tetratricopeptide repeat protein, whose translation MRKRALLAVVGILAAPALAVAAPGPIPSRSDSRQAQVPSASSRRRTIAPADLLSEVHRAQALEARGAIAQATALMEQILHSVEKQAGSSHPTTAAVLSALARLLQKQGNGKRAEALHLRALAIFERLHGRGHADTATALQYLADFYDNQHLLPQAEFFHRRALAAQEQALGPDDPATATYLNNLAVHLMRRGAYDNAEPLLQRALSIVERHHGPLHPDTATTLINLGGLHQGLHDYDRAQALFTRALHVAETSLGAGSPLALQALGSLALLSHIQGAYPEAEVLYRKVLTGMEENRSTAPTDAARVRINLAQLLVLQSRYGLAEPLLLSALDLQRRALGARHPEIGLTLNNLAQLHIDQGAYERAEPLLRQALAMSESTLGPSHPATALGLSNLAQLHQRSGTPDRAEPLLLRALAINEKVQGREAPGTAVVLNNLAQNYLTQGAFTRAEALLLRALSINDKAFGADHPTSSGYLLNLAEAYRQQGSAVRAEPLYRRALIIQEQRLGAEHPVTANTQINLALLYDGQGASARAEPLLRQGIRGQTLFLQREIPLLPESRRLPQIRSLGNAWEIAYSYAGRSPAGSDLALFTRLNRHGLLQDIERRQALLARAPGPQQALSQRIAALTALLANVGLPPAQRQPLQDQRQQLEQQLYRQLPALQPRLIEPAAVAKSLPSDGVLIEFQRFQPFQGRPGTASPWGEPRYLALVLQPSGAITATDLGPASAIDPPIREALAVSEKGERPADPLWQQVTAKVLAPLMPQLEGRRRWFLSPDGELNRIPYAALSDPRNPSQRLVQNVQLRLLTSGRDLLPTDPAPNAQPPLVVAGPDFGGVKPWAALPAAAKEGQQVADQLRARLIEGSAATATALERTHGPRVLHVASHGFFLPAPTGGDPLLDSGLVLAGANRSGLPNQPKAPAGPPTTRSGASLDDGYLTAKEAAQLQLDGTQLVVLSACDTGSGTVQGGEGVYGLQRALTVAGARSTLLSLWKVDDDATAQFMRRFYDLLKAGKGRMEALVQVQEEFRTNPPVRDWRDHKYWAAWQLSGDTSPLPGL comes from the coding sequence GTGAGGAAGCGGGCGCTGCTGGCCGTGGTGGGAATCCTCGCGGCCCCGGCGCTGGCGGTCGCAGCGCCGGGGCCGATCCCTTCCCGCTCCGATTCCCGGCAGGCACAGGTGCCCTCCGCGTCCAGCCGCCGTCGCACGATCGCCCCAGCCGACCTCCTCAGCGAGGTGCACCGGGCACAAGCCCTGGAAGCCCGTGGCGCCATCGCGCAGGCAACGGCGCTGATGGAGCAGATCCTGCACTCGGTCGAGAAGCAGGCCGGCTCCAGCCACCCCACGACGGCCGCCGTGCTCTCCGCTCTGGCCCGCCTTCTCCAGAAGCAGGGGAACGGCAAGCGTGCCGAGGCTCTCCACCTGCGGGCTCTCGCCATCTTCGAGCGGCTCCACGGCCGCGGTCATGCCGACACGGCGACAGCGCTCCAATACCTGGCCGACTTCTACGACAACCAGCACCTCTTGCCTCAGGCCGAGTTCTTCCACCGCCGAGCTCTGGCAGCACAGGAGCAGGCCCTCGGACCCGATGACCCGGCCACGGCCACCTATCTGAACAACCTTGCCGTCCATCTGATGCGCCGGGGCGCTTACGACAATGCCGAGCCCCTGCTTCAGCGGGCACTCTCGATCGTCGAGCGGCACCACGGCCCTCTCCATCCTGACACCGCAACCACCCTCATCAACCTGGGCGGGCTCCATCAGGGACTTCATGACTACGACAGAGCCCAAGCCCTGTTCACCCGTGCGCTCCATGTGGCCGAAACCTCGCTGGGCGCGGGGAGTCCACTCGCGCTGCAGGCCCTCGGCAGCCTCGCCCTTCTCTCTCACATTCAGGGGGCCTACCCCGAAGCGGAAGTCCTCTACCGGAAGGTGCTGACCGGCATGGAGGAGAACCGGAGCACAGCTCCGACCGATGCGGCGAGGGTTCGGATAAACCTGGCTCAACTTCTTGTGCTCCAGTCCAGGTACGGGCTGGCGGAACCACTCCTGCTGAGCGCCCTGGATCTGCAGCGCCGTGCCCTGGGTGCACGGCACCCGGAAATCGGCCTGACGCTGAACAACCTGGCCCAGCTCCACATCGATCAGGGAGCCTACGAGCGGGCAGAGCCGCTGCTCCGGCAAGCCCTTGCGATGAGCGAATCCACCCTGGGACCCTCCCATCCCGCCACAGCTCTGGGGCTCAGCAACCTGGCCCAGCTCCACCAGCGCAGCGGGACCCCGGATCGAGCCGAGCCGCTCCTGCTGCGGGCCCTCGCCATCAACGAGAAGGTTCAGGGCCGTGAGGCTCCGGGCACAGCGGTCGTCCTCAACAACCTGGCTCAGAACTACCTGACACAAGGGGCATTCACGCGAGCTGAAGCGCTCCTGCTGCGTGCCCTCTCGATCAACGACAAAGCCTTCGGTGCCGATCACCCCACCTCATCGGGCTATCTCCTGAACCTGGCCGAGGCCTATCGGCAACAGGGTTCCGCCGTCCGCGCCGAACCGCTCTACCGCAGGGCCCTGATCATCCAGGAGCAACGGCTCGGAGCGGAGCATCCCGTGACGGCCAACACCCAGATCAACCTGGCCCTGCTCTACGACGGCCAGGGCGCCTCCGCCCGCGCCGAACCCCTGCTGCGCCAGGGCATCCGCGGCCAGACCCTCTTCCTTCAGCGCGAAATCCCCCTCCTTCCCGAATCCCGCCGCCTCCCCCAGATCCGCTCCCTCGGCAACGCCTGGGAAATCGCCTACAGCTACGCCGGCCGTTCCCCCGCCGGCTCCGATCTCGCCCTGTTCACACGCCTCAACCGCCACGGCCTCCTCCAGGACATCGAACGCCGGCAGGCCCTTCTCGCCCGTGCACCAGGGCCCCAGCAGGCCCTCAGCCAGCGGATTGCCGCCCTCACCGCCCTCCTCGCCAACGTCGGACTGCCCCCCGCCCAGCGACAGCCCCTCCAGGACCAGCGCCAGCAGCTCGAGCAGCAGCTCTACCGCCAGCTGCCCGCCCTCCAGCCACGCCTCATCGAACCTGCTGCCGTGGCCAAGTCCCTGCCTTCCGATGGTGTGCTGATCGAGTTCCAGCGCTTCCAGCCCTTCCAGGGACGCCCCGGAACGGCCTCCCCCTGGGGAGAACCCCGCTACCTCGCCCTCGTCCTCCAGCCCTCGGGCGCCATCACCGCCACCGACCTGGGGCCCGCCAGTGCCATCGATCCCCCCATCCGCGAGGCCCTCGCCGTCAGCGAAAAGGGCGAGCGTCCCGCCGATCCCCTCTGGCAGCAGGTCACCGCCAAGGTGTTGGCTCCCCTGATGCCCCAGCTGGAGGGTCGCCGCCGCTGGTTTCTCTCCCCCGACGGCGAACTCAACCGCATCCCCTACGCCGCCCTCTCCGATCCCCGCAACCCCAGCCAGCGCCTGGTGCAGAACGTGCAGCTGCGCCTGCTCACCAGCGGCCGTGATCTCCTTCCCACCGATCCAGCCCCCAACGCCCAGCCACCCCTGGTCGTCGCCGGTCCCGATTTCGGCGGCGTCAAACCTTGGGCCGCCCTGCCCGCCGCCGCCAAGGAAGGACAACAGGTAGCCGACCAGCTCCGCGCACGCCTGATCGAGGGATCCGCCGCCACCGCCACCGCCCTGGAACGGACCCACGGGCCCCGGGTGCTGCACGTCGCCAGCCATGGTTTCTTCCTGCCCGCCCCCACCGGAGGTGATCCCCTGCTCGATTCCGGCCTCGTGCTGGCGGGCGCCAACCGCAGCGGCCTGCCCAACCAGCCCAAAGCCCCTGCCGGCCCCCCAACCACCCGCTCTGGCGCCTCCCTTGATGACGGCTACCTCACCGCCAAGGAGGCCGCCCAGCTCCAGCTCGATGGCACCCAGCTCGTCGTCCTCTCCGCCTGCGACACCGGCTCCGGCACCGTTCAGGGCGGCGAGGGCGTCTACGGCCTCCAAAGAGCCCTCACCGTCGCCGGGGCCCGCTCCACACTCCTCTCCCTCTGGAAGGTCGACGACGACGCCACCGCTCAGTTCATGCGCCGCTTCTACGACCTCCTCAAGGCCGGCAAAGGACGCATGGAGGCCCTCGTTCAGGTCCAGGAGGAGTTCCGCACCAACCCTCCCGTGCGCGACTGGCGCGACCACAAGTACTGGGCCGCCTGGCAGCTCTCCGGCGACACCTCTCCCTTGCCGGGGCTATGA
- a CDS encoding VanW family protein, translating into MSRRLLSQRHPFLYRASVAFHRLRRRLRARFDGRTYCTVASVGAEPLPYRIKKHQSLLMRKLGSTDLRLQHNKVDNLRLVVANLDGVLLRPGETFSFCQLVGKPSRRRGFKEGVELSFGVARPGIGGGICQSTNLLYWLALHAELTISERHHHTCDPFPDEGRVLPWSSGAAVFYNYLDFQLTNPTPSTFQIRLWLTDTHLVGELRSDREPAFKFHVYEENHRFLKGENAYFRSNEIWRRAVNRASGRTERHELISHNFGKVLYEPSEEIKRAAVPLEETVTL; encoded by the coding sequence GTGTCGAGGCGGCTGCTCTCCCAGCGCCACCCTTTCCTGTACCGCGCCTCGGTGGCGTTCCACCGCCTGCGGCGACGCCTGCGTGCCCGCTTCGATGGCCGCACCTACTGCACAGTCGCCAGCGTTGGCGCCGAACCGCTGCCTTACCGGATCAAGAAGCACCAGTCGCTGCTGATGCGCAAGCTCGGCAGCACCGACCTGCGCCTTCAGCACAACAAGGTCGACAACCTGCGCCTGGTGGTGGCCAACCTCGATGGCGTGCTGTTGCGCCCGGGGGAAACCTTCTCCTTCTGTCAGCTGGTGGGCAAACCAAGCCGCCGGCGCGGTTTCAAGGAGGGGGTCGAGCTCTCGTTCGGGGTGGCGCGGCCGGGTATCGGCGGCGGCATCTGCCAATCGACCAACCTGCTCTACTGGCTGGCGCTGCACGCGGAGCTCACGATCAGCGAGCGCCATCACCACACCTGTGATCCCTTCCCCGATGAGGGCCGGGTGCTGCCCTGGTCATCGGGGGCGGCTGTGTTTTACAACTACCTCGACTTCCAGCTCACCAATCCCACCCCGTCCACGTTTCAGATCCGCCTCTGGCTCACCGACACCCACCTGGTGGGGGAGCTGCGCAGCGATCGGGAACCTGCCTTCAAGTTCCACGTCTACGAGGAGAACCATCGCTTTCTCAAGGGCGAGAACGCCTACTTCCGCAGCAACGAGATCTGGCGCCGCGCCGTGAACCGTGCCAGCGGCCGCACCGAGCGCCATGAGCTGATCTCCCACAACTTCGGCAAGGTGCTCTACGAGCCGAGTGAGGAGATCAAGCGGGCTGCCGTGCCACTGGAGGAGACGGTGACGTTGTGA
- a CDS encoding CHAT domain-containing tetratricopeptide repeat protein, whose amino-acid sequence MPSDVQEWVRQAEAREKQGAFGEAAEFWKRVVRRSEQVQGGNHPDTATALNHLGENLYYMAAYGEALIAFERALRIRESRLGPRHPDTGTSLQNLAALYEKQAAYGKAEPLYERALEIQEATLGSQHLATATTLNNLGGLSRRQGAMARAEAFYRRALVIVEQRLGPKDPQTADTLHNLASLYASEGQGEKAEPLFLRVVAISEATLGPNHPETATTLNSLALLYDKKKEFSKAESLYRRSLAIRDKVLGAGHPDTGASLNNLALFLSSQGRFEDAEPLARRALEIKERALGPNHLGTALSLDTLAGLLLNQGAHQSAEPPLRRSISIQVSFLQRELPLLPESSRLPQIQALGNAWEAAYSLAGRTPSGADLALFTRLNRHGLLQDIERRQALLARAPGPQQALSQRIAALTALLANVGLPPAQRQPLQDQRQQLEQQLYRQLPALQPRLVEPASVAQALPPDGVLIEFQRYRPYDGRANKDQRWGEPRYLALVLQPSGAITATDLGPASAIDPLIRQALAVSEKGERPADPLWQQVTVKVLSPLLPQLAGRRRWFLSPDGELNRIPYAALSDPSNPSQRLVQAVQLRLLTSGRDLLPGEPSSAGQLPLVVAGPDFGGARPWAALPAAAQEGQQVASQLKATLIAGTAATTTALKQARGPSVLHVASHGFFLPAANGGDPLLDSGLVLAGANRSGLPNQPSAAPTTATRKSGAGDDGYLTAKEAAQLQLDGTQLVVLSACDTGSGTVQGGEGVYGLQRALTVAGARSTLLSLWKVDDDATAQFMRRFYDLLKAGKGRMEALVQVQEEFRTNPPVRDWRDHKYWAAWQLSGDVAPLPGL is encoded by the coding sequence ATGCCATCAGACGTGCAGGAATGGGTGCGGCAGGCCGAGGCCCGTGAGAAGCAAGGAGCTTTTGGCGAAGCGGCTGAGTTCTGGAAACGGGTCGTCCGCCGCAGCGAGCAGGTGCAGGGCGGCAATCATCCCGATACCGCCACGGCGTTGAACCACCTCGGCGAGAACCTCTACTACATGGCCGCGTACGGCGAAGCTCTCATCGCCTTCGAACGGGCCCTGCGCATCCGCGAAAGCAGGCTCGGTCCCCGTCACCCGGACACGGGCACCTCCCTCCAGAACCTGGCTGCGCTCTATGAGAAGCAGGCCGCCTACGGCAAGGCTGAACCCCTTTACGAGCGGGCCCTTGAAATCCAGGAAGCGACCCTCGGGTCTCAGCACCTCGCCACGGCAACCACCCTCAACAACCTTGGAGGACTAAGCCGCCGCCAGGGAGCGATGGCCAGGGCCGAGGCCTTCTATAGGCGGGCCCTCGTGATCGTCGAACAACGGTTGGGGCCCAAGGATCCCCAGACCGCTGACACGCTGCACAATCTCGCCAGCCTGTATGCCAGCGAGGGCCAGGGCGAGAAAGCCGAGCCCCTCTTCCTCCGAGTGGTCGCCATCAGTGAGGCCACGCTCGGACCCAATCACCCGGAGACGGCCACGACCCTCAATTCCCTTGCGCTTCTGTACGACAAAAAGAAAGAGTTCTCCAAAGCGGAATCGCTCTACCGCCGCAGCCTCGCGATCCGGGACAAGGTCCTGGGGGCAGGCCACCCCGACACAGGAGCATCACTCAACAACCTGGCCCTATTCCTCTCCAGTCAAGGGCGATTCGAGGACGCAGAACCCCTGGCCCGGCGCGCCCTGGAGATCAAGGAACGAGCCTTGGGCCCGAACCACCTCGGCACCGCACTCTCGCTGGATACCTTGGCTGGCCTGCTCCTCAACCAGGGCGCCCATCAGTCCGCTGAACCTCCCCTCCGTCGCAGTATTTCGATTCAGGTCAGCTTCCTACAGAGGGAACTGCCCCTGTTGCCCGAATCCAGCCGCCTTCCCCAGATCCAGGCCCTGGGCAACGCCTGGGAGGCGGCCTACTCCCTGGCCGGCCGCACCCCCAGCGGCGCCGATCTCGCCCTGTTCACACGCCTCAACCGCCACGGCCTCCTCCAGGACATCGAACGCCGGCAGGCCCTGCTCGCCCGTGCACCAGGGCCCCAGCAGGCCCTCAGCCAGCGGATTGCCGCCCTCACCGCCCTCCTCGCCAACGTCGGACTGCCCCCCGCCCAGCGACAGCCCCTCCAGGACCAGCGCCAGCAGCTCGAGCAGCAGCTCTACCGCCAGCTCCCCGCCCTCCAGCCCAGGCTGGTGGAACCCGCTTCCGTGGCCCAGGCCCTGCCTCCCGATGGAGTGCTGATCGAGTTCCAGCGCTACCGGCCCTACGACGGGCGTGCCAACAAGGACCAGCGCTGGGGTGAACCCCGCTACCTCGCCCTCGTGCTCCAGCCCTCCGGCGCCATCACCGCCACTGATCTCGGGCCCGCCAGTGCCATCGATCCCCTCATCCGCCAGGCACTGGCCGTCAGTGAAAAGGGCGAGCGCCCCGCCGATCCCCTCTGGCAACAGGTCACCGTCAAGGTGCTCAGCCCCCTGCTCCCCCAGCTCGCCGGCCGCCGACGCTGGTTCCTCTCCCCCGATGGCGAGCTCAACCGCATCCCCTACGCCGCCCTCTCCGATCCAAGCAACCCCAGCCAGCGCCTGGTGCAGGCCGTGCAGCTGCGCCTGCTCACCAGCGGCCGCGATCTGCTGCCAGGCGAGCCCAGCTCCGCTGGCCAGTTACCCCTGGTGGTGGCCGGCCCCGATTTCGGTGGTGCCCGCCCCTGGGCCGCCCTCCCCGCTGCCGCCCAGGAAGGCCAGCAGGTGGCCAGCCAGCTCAAGGCCACCTTGATCGCGGGAACTGCCGCGACCACCACAGCCCTCAAGCAGGCCCGCGGGCCCAGCGTGCTGCATGTGGCCAGCCATGGCTTCTTCCTGCCCGCCGCCAACGGCGGCGACCCCCTGCTCGATTCCGGTCTGGTGCTCGCCGGCGCCAACCGCAGCGGCCTGCCCAATCAGCCAAGCGCAGCCCCAACAACGGCAACTCGCAAGAGCGGTGCCGGCGACGATGGCTACCTCACCGCCAAGGAGGCCGCCCAGCTCCAGCTCGACGGCACCCAGCTCGTCGTCCTCTCCGCCTGCGACACCGGCTCCGGCACCGTTCAGGGCGGCGAGGGCGTCTACGGCCTCCAAAGAGCCCTCACCGTCGCCGGTGCCCGCTCCACACTCCTCTCCCTCTGGAAGGTCGACGACGACGCCACCGCTCAGTTCATGCGCCGCTTCTACGACCTCCTCAAGGCCGGCAAAGGACGCATGGAGGCCCTCGTTCAGGTCCAGGAGGAGTTCCGCACCAACCCTCCCGTGCGCGACTGGCGCGACCACAAGTACTGGGCCGCCTGGCAGCTCTCCGGTGATGTAGCACCGCTGCCGGGGCTGTGA